In one Niallia taxi genomic region, the following are encoded:
- the rnr gene encoding ribonuclease R encodes MKDEAYKPLTVQELEEAFGIEDSSNFKDFVKALVQMEEKGLVVRTRSNRYGLPEKMNLVKGKISGHAKGFAFVIPEEPGLDDIFIPPNEVKTAMNGDIVLARVTSESSGQRREGTIVRILERGVQQIVGTYSESKHFGFVIPDDKKIATDVFIPKGSTKGAVEGHKVVVNLTAYPEGRKNAEGEITKILGHKNDPGVDILSVIHKHGLPLAFPDEVMEQADGVPDEIDESEIKNRRDLRDQQIVTIDGADAKDLDDAVTVTRLENGNYKLGVHIADVSYYVKEESPIDVEAQDRGTSVYLVDRVIPMIPHRLSNGICSLNPKVNRLTLSCEMEISSSGEVVSHEIFQSVIKTTERMTYADVNSILNDKDEELRERYAELVPMFERMEELAQILRNKRMGRGAIDFDFKESKVIVEEDGKPKDIVLRERSVAERLIEEFMLVANETVAEHFHWLQVPFIYRIHEDPKEEKLRRFFEFITNFGYIVKGTANEVHPRALQEIIEEVQGTPEEMVISTVMLRSMQQAKYYPESLGHFGLSTDFYTHFTSPIRRYPDLIVHRLIRTYLVEGDISAPTQEKWNSKLTNIAEHSSNMERRSVEAERETDELKKAEYMLDKIGEEYDGIISSVTNFGMFVELNNTVEGLVHVSYMTDDYYRYDERHFAMIGERTGKVFRIGDEITVRVVNVNKEERAIDFEIVGMKGTRRRDPNKEGKVFSTGSTSRPARKGKSGAGKDSRKGSGNSSSSGEGKRQGKKERKFFENAPKAKRKKKRR; translated from the coding sequence ATGAAGGACGAGGCGTATAAGCCGCTGACAGTCCAAGAATTAGAGGAAGCATTTGGGATAGAGGATTCCTCTAACTTCAAAGACTTCGTCAAAGCATTAGTGCAGATGGAAGAAAAGGGATTGGTCGTTAGAACGAGAAGCAATCGTTACGGACTTCCTGAAAAAATGAATTTAGTAAAAGGGAAAATATCCGGTCATGCGAAGGGATTTGCCTTTGTAATCCCAGAGGAGCCTGGCTTAGATGATATTTTCATCCCGCCAAATGAAGTGAAAACAGCAATGAATGGTGATATCGTGCTTGCGCGTGTTACTTCAGAAAGCTCTGGGCAAAGACGAGAAGGTACGATTGTCCGTATCCTAGAAAGAGGGGTACAGCAAATTGTCGGTACATATTCCGAAAGCAAGCATTTTGGATTTGTTATTCCCGATGATAAAAAAATCGCCACAGATGTGTTCATTCCAAAAGGTAGCACTAAAGGTGCTGTAGAGGGGCATAAGGTGGTTGTAAACCTTACTGCATATCCTGAAGGCAGAAAAAATGCAGAAGGTGAAATTACAAAGATCCTAGGACATAAAAATGACCCAGGTGTAGATATACTATCTGTTATTCATAAGCATGGACTGCCGCTTGCTTTTCCTGATGAAGTTATGGAACAGGCTGATGGTGTTCCCGATGAGATTGATGAAAGTGAAATCAAAAACAGACGTGATTTAAGAGACCAGCAGATTGTCACAATCGACGGAGCAGATGCGAAGGACTTGGATGATGCTGTTACTGTTACAAGGCTTGAAAATGGCAATTATAAGCTTGGTGTCCATATTGCCGACGTTTCTTATTATGTGAAGGAAGAATCGCCAATTGATGTGGAAGCACAAGACAGGGGTACAAGCGTTTATTTAGTTGACCGAGTTATTCCGATGATTCCGCATCGACTATCAAACGGTATTTGCTCCTTGAACCCGAAAGTAAATCGGTTAACGCTGTCCTGTGAAATGGAAATCAGCTCTAGTGGTGAAGTAGTCAGCCATGAAATCTTCCAAAGTGTTATTAAAACAACGGAAAGAATGACATATGCTGATGTTAACTCTATCTTGAATGACAAGGATGAGGAGCTGCGGGAAAGATATGCAGAGCTTGTTCCTATGTTTGAGAGAATGGAGGAGCTTGCGCAAATTCTTCGTAATAAACGAATGGGCAGAGGAGCAATCGATTTTGATTTCAAAGAATCAAAGGTGATTGTCGAAGAAGACGGCAAGCCGAAGGATATCGTTCTGCGCGAACGCTCAGTGGCTGAACGCTTAATTGAAGAATTTATGCTTGTAGCTAATGAAACGGTTGCTGAGCATTTCCACTGGCTGCAAGTACCATTCATCTATCGTATTCACGAAGATCCGAAGGAAGAAAAGCTGCGCAGATTCTTTGAGTTTATTACAAACTTCGGTTATATCGTTAAAGGAACTGCAAATGAAGTTCATCCAAGAGCTCTTCAGGAAATCATTGAAGAGGTGCAAGGAACACCAGAGGAAATGGTCATATCAACTGTTATGCTTCGATCGATGCAGCAAGCGAAATATTATCCAGAAAGCCTTGGGCATTTTGGATTATCAACCGATTTCTATACGCATTTCACGTCGCCAATTAGACGTTATCCGGATTTAATTGTGCACAGACTTATTCGCACATATCTTGTGGAGGGTGATATTAGCGCACCTACTCAAGAAAAGTGGAACAGCAAGCTAACAAACATTGCCGAGCATTCCTCTAACATGGAAAGACGCTCTGTTGAGGCTGAACGTGAAACAGATGAGTTGAAAAAGGCAGAATACATGCTGGATAAAATCGGCGAGGAATATGATGGGATTATCAGCTCTGTCACTAACTTCGGAATGTTTGTCGAGCTGAACAACACAGTTGAGGGTCTTGTCCATGTCAGCTATATGACGGATGACTATTACCGCTATGATGAACGCCATTTTGCGATGATCGGTGAAAGAACAGGCAAGGTGTTCCGAATTGGTGATGAAATCACGGTGCGTGTTGTTAATGTTAACAAGGAAGAAAGAGCAATTGATTTCGAAATTGTTGGCATGAAGGGAACACGTCGCAGAGATCCGAACAAAGAAGGTAAAGTTTTCTCCACTGGCAGCACATCTCGCCCGGCGCGCAAAGGAAAATCTGGTGCAGGCAAAGATAGCAGAAAAGGCAGTGGCAATAGCAGCTCCAGCGGTGAAGGAAAACGCCAAGGGAAAAAAGAACGAAAGTTTTTTGAAAATGCCCCAAAGGCAAAAAGAAAGAAAAAAAGACGCTGA
- the smpB gene encoding SsrA-binding protein SmpB, with protein sequence MPKGEGKVVAQNKKANHDYFIEETYEAGIVLQGTEIKAIRAGRVNLKESYARVHNGEVFLYGMHISPYEQGNRYNHEPLRTRKLLLHKKQINQLIGDTKEIGYALVPLKLYMKNGFAKVLIGLGKGKKNYDKRETLKRKEANRSIERALRDRQKM encoded by the coding sequence ATGCCAAAAGGTGAAGGGAAAGTAGTCGCACAAAACAAAAAAGCGAATCATGATTATTTTATTGAGGAAACATATGAAGCAGGCATCGTGCTGCAAGGAACGGAGATTAAAGCAATTCGTGCCGGCAGGGTCAACTTGAAAGAATCATATGCTCGCGTTCATAACGGAGAAGTATTCTTGTATGGCATGCATATAAGCCCGTACGAGCAGGGGAACCGTTATAATCACGAACCGCTGAGAACACGAAAGCTGCTGCTTCACAAAAAGCAGATAAACCAGCTGATTGGTGACACAAAAGAAATCGGATATGCATTAGTTCCATTGAAGCTTTATATGAAAAACGGTTTTGCCAAGGTTTTAATCGGCCTCGGAAAGGGTAAGAAAAACTATGATAAGCGTGAAACATTAAAGCGCAAGGAAGCAAACCGCAGCATCGAACGTGCCTTAAGAGATAGGCAAAAAATGTAA
- a CDS encoding LacI family DNA-binding transcriptional regulator, whose translation MKINDIAQIAEVSKSAVSLALNGKPGVSQETRQKIIRIAEENGYNPKSFSKTKTNSTSKIFRFIACTHTGIITEQYQSQSFFMELINNIDQSLSSKGYSLIISSINIDSLEQEIMNLEKQQSSSGILLLGTNLTEGQIKTVANLQPNLVVLDTCFETLDINFIVMNNVIGGYQAGKHLVELGHSEIGYAESISRMYNFDSRRRGFQKAMEENGLRIKPEHTFQMSPTDLSIQHDFTQSILELKDNLPTAIFCECDYMAISVIKALNELHLQVPEDISIIGFDNIMESQIVSPELTTIHVKKDKIASLAVEKLIREIDYQEEDKMKIFIDTELVKRRSSCKRQQQHK comes from the coding sequence ATGAAGATAAATGACATTGCCCAAATTGCAGAGGTATCCAAATCAGCTGTCTCTTTAGCTTTAAATGGAAAGCCTGGTGTCAGCCAAGAAACTAGACAAAAAATTATCCGGATTGCAGAGGAAAATGGCTATAACCCTAAATCCTTTTCAAAAACAAAAACCAATTCTACATCTAAAATATTCCGATTTATAGCTTGTACACATACTGGAATCATCACTGAGCAATACCAGTCTCAGTCTTTCTTTATGGAATTAATAAATAATATTGATCAATCTCTTTCATCAAAAGGATACTCTTTAATTATTTCTTCCATAAACATAGATTCACTAGAACAGGAAATAATGAATTTAGAAAAACAACAAAGCTCGTCTGGTATCTTGCTATTAGGAACAAACTTAACAGAAGGGCAGATTAAGACGGTCGCTAACTTACAGCCGAATTTAGTTGTCTTGGATACTTGTTTTGAGACATTAGATATCAACTTCATCGTTATGAATAATGTGATTGGCGGCTACCAAGCAGGGAAACATCTAGTTGAATTAGGTCATAGCGAAATTGGGTATGCAGAATCTATTTCTAGAATGTACAATTTCGATTCACGAAGAAGAGGATTTCAAAAAGCCATGGAAGAAAACGGCTTACGTATTAAGCCTGAACATACTTTCCAAATGTCTCCGACAGACCTCTCCATTCAACACGATTTCACACAATCTATTCTGGAACTAAAGGATAATCTACCTACCGCCATTTTTTGCGAGTGTGATTATATGGCAATCAGTGTGATTAAGGCACTCAACGAACTTCATTTACAAGTACCGGAAGATATATCTATAATTGGATTCGATAATATTATGGAGTCTCAAATAGTAAGTCCAGAGTTAACAACGATTCATGTCAAAAAAGATAAAATTGCTTCTCTTGCAGTGGAGAAACTCATTAGAGAAATTGATTATCAAGAAGAAGATAAAATGAAGATATTTATAGATACAGAACTGGTGAAGAGGAGATCTAGCTGTAAAAGGCAGCAACAGCATAAATAG
- a CDS encoding L-fucose/L-arabinose isomerase family protein has translation MEKFKLGFAPTRRFLFSKEDAYKYKELIKEKMKSFHLGIEIIDLEGINDEGLLYNRAEEQMIIDRFISEKVDAVFFPHCNFGTEDLVAKIAKAVGKPVLIWGPRDEAPLVDGTRLRDTQCGIFATGKVLRRFKVPFTYITNSSVESRVFERGFKNFIGAANVVKHFKKLRILQISTRPSDFWSVICNEGELLEKFGIQIYPITLDQIKQKTLKIEKAGSEELDKAIKYIKDTLDWSAVKEEDVRRIASLKVAMKQFAEETGSSAIAIQCWSTLQDIIGIMPCLANAILTDEQIPVTCETDIHGAITSIMVQAATFNTLPTFFADITIRHPEHPNGELLYHCGNFPVSLSVEEKPQLNKHFLFEDHAPGTHEGEIKGGEMTIARFDGDNGEYSIFLGKAKGMEGPYTRGSYVWVEVNDWPLWEETLVKGPYIHHSTGIHANVIPVIYEACQYIPGLTPDPVDPTVEEIRAWLRGSDINE, from the coding sequence ATGGAAAAGTTTAAATTAGGTTTTGCTCCGACACGCAGATTTTTGTTTAGTAAAGAGGATGCTTACAAATATAAAGAGTTAATTAAGGAAAAAATGAAAAGCTTTCATTTAGGTATTGAAATCATTGATTTAGAAGGGATTAATGACGAGGGCTTACTATATAATCGTGCGGAAGAGCAAATGATTATTGATCGCTTTATTTCCGAAAAAGTAGATGCTGTCTTTTTTCCACATTGTAATTTCGGCACAGAGGATCTTGTCGCGAAAATCGCTAAAGCTGTAGGTAAACCAGTATTAATATGGGGACCACGAGATGAAGCTCCATTAGTAGATGGGACTCGGCTTAGAGATACTCAGTGTGGAATTTTTGCTACAGGTAAGGTGCTTCGCAGATTTAAAGTGCCATTTACCTACATAACAAACAGTTCTGTCGAATCAAGAGTGTTTGAAAGAGGCTTTAAAAATTTTATTGGTGCAGCAAATGTTGTAAAGCACTTTAAAAAGCTTAGAATCCTGCAAATCTCCACAAGACCGTCTGACTTCTGGTCTGTTATCTGTAATGAAGGCGAACTACTTGAGAAGTTTGGCATTCAAATATATCCAATTACGCTGGATCAAATTAAACAAAAAACATTAAAAATTGAGAAGGCTGGCAGTGAAGAACTAGATAAAGCAATTAAATACATCAAGGATACACTCGATTGGAGTGCGGTTAAAGAAGAGGATGTTCGTCGGATAGCGTCATTAAAGGTTGCGATGAAGCAGTTTGCAGAAGAAACAGGTAGTTCAGCAATTGCTATCCAATGCTGGTCTACATTGCAGGATATTATCGGAATCATGCCTTGTCTAGCGAACGCTATTTTAACAGATGAACAAATACCTGTCACTTGTGAAACAGATATCCACGGGGCAATTACATCCATCATGGTTCAAGCAGCAACATTTAATACATTACCAACATTCTTCGCAGATATTACGATTAGACATCCAGAGCACCCGAATGGAGAGCTATTATATCATTGTGGTAATTTCCCTGTTTCGTTAAGTGTGGAAGAGAAGCCCCAATTAAATAAGCACTTTTTATTTGAAGATCATGCACCTGGAACACATGAAGGGGAAATAAAAGGGGGAGAAATGACGATAGCTCGCTTTGATGGTGATAACGGAGAGTACTCCATTTTCTTAGGTAAGGCGAAAGGAATGGAAGGCCCATATACAAGAGGCTCTTATGTTTGGGTAGAGGTGAATGATTGGCCACTATGGGAAGAAACATTAGTAAAGGGTCCTTATATCCATCATTCTACGGGAATCCACGCGAATGTAATCCCAGTCATTTATGAGGCGTGTCAGTATATTCCAGGATTAACTCCAGACCCTGTTGATCCAACAGTAGAGGAAATTCGTGCATGGTTACGAGGCAGTGACATAAATGAATGA
- the eno gene encoding phosphopyruvate hydratase — translation MPYIQHVYAREVLDSRGNPTVEVEVLTESGFFGRALVPSGASTGEYEAVELRDGDKSRYLGKGVLKAVENVNEVIAEAIIGMDVTDQAGIDRTMIELDGTENKGKLGANAILGVSMAAAHAASEVVGLPLYRYLGGFNAKQLPTPMMNIINGGSHADNNVDFQEFMILPVGAPTFKEALRYGAEVFHALKSVLSAKGLNTAVGDEGGFAPNLGSNREALEVIIEAIKKAGYEPGKDILLGMDVASSEFYNKETGKYDLAGEGRTGLTSEELVTFYEELVNEFPIISIEDGLDENDWEGHKLLTDRIGSKVQLVGDDLFVTNTKKLAEGIEKGIANSILIKVNQIGTLTETFEAIEMAKRAGYTAVVSHRSGETEDATIADIAVATNAGQIKTGSLSRTDRIAKYNQLLRIEDELGDLAVYDGLKSFYNLKK, via the coding sequence ATGCCATACATTCAACATGTATATGCTCGCGAAGTATTAGACTCACGCGGTAACCCAACAGTAGAAGTAGAAGTATTAACAGAATCAGGTTTCTTCGGTCGTGCACTTGTTCCATCTGGTGCATCAACTGGTGAATACGAAGCAGTAGAATTGCGTGACGGCGACAAATCACGCTACCTTGGTAAAGGTGTTCTTAAAGCAGTAGAAAACGTAAACGAAGTTATCGCTGAAGCAATCATCGGTATGGACGTTACGGACCAAGCTGGAATCGACAGAACAATGATCGAGCTTGACGGAACTGAAAACAAAGGTAAATTGGGCGCTAACGCTATCCTTGGTGTATCTATGGCTGCAGCTCATGCTGCTTCTGAAGTTGTAGGTCTTCCATTGTACCGTTACCTTGGCGGATTCAACGCTAAGCAATTGCCAACTCCAATGATGAACATCATCAACGGTGGTTCTCATGCTGATAACAACGTGGACTTCCAAGAGTTCATGATCTTGCCAGTAGGAGCTCCAACATTCAAAGAAGCATTGCGTTATGGTGCTGAAGTGTTCCATGCACTTAAATCAGTTCTTTCTGCAAAAGGCTTAAACACTGCTGTAGGTGACGAAGGTGGATTCGCTCCAAACCTTGGTTCAAACCGTGAAGCTCTTGAAGTTATCATCGAAGCAATCAAAAAAGCTGGCTATGAGCCTGGTAAAGACATCTTGCTTGGAATGGACGTTGCTTCTTCTGAGTTCTACAACAAAGAAACTGGTAAATACGATCTTGCTGGAGAAGGCCGTACTGGCTTGACTTCTGAAGAGCTAGTAACTTTCTACGAAGAGCTAGTTAACGAATTCCCAATCATCTCTATTGAAGATGGTCTTGACGAAAACGACTGGGAAGGTCACAAATTGTTGACTGACCGCATCGGTTCTAAAGTACAATTAGTTGGTGACGATCTATTCGTTACAAACACTAAAAAATTGGCTGAAGGTATCGAAAAAGGAATTGCTAACTCAATCCTTATCAAAGTTAACCAAATCGGTACTTTGACTGAAACTTTCGAAGCTATCGAAATGGCAAAACGTGCAGGTTACACTGCAGTAGTATCTCACCGTTCTGGTGAAACAGAAGATGCAACAATCGCTGACATCGCTGTTGCTACAAACGCTGGCCAAATCAAAACTGGTTCACTTTCTCGTACAGACCGTATTGCTAAGTACAACCAACTTCTTCGCATCGAAGACGAGCTTGGCGACCTAGCTGTATACGATGGTCTTAAATCTTTCTACAACCTTAAAAAATAA
- a CDS encoding transketolase family protein has product MNNVAFEKNTGNKIANRTVVSDTLLELASENKDILVLTSDSRGSASMVPFADALPEQLIEVGIAEQNLVGISAGLAAYGKKPFVASPACFLSMRSIEQIKVDIAYSKTNVKLIGISGGVSYGALGMSHHSVQDLAVTRAIPDLHVMMPADRHETKKMIEALVDYETPVYMRIGRNPVEDSYLNADYDFQIGKAVIMHEGDDLTIIATGETVRVALDTAYALKADGISCRVINMHTIKPLDEAAIIQAAKETGRIITIEEHSIFGGLGSAVSEVTSQFCPVPVKILGIPDEPAIAGNTKEVFQHYGLSAENVACIAKDMLGC; this is encoded by the coding sequence ATGAACAATGTAGCGTTTGAGAAAAATACTGGCAATAAAATTGCGAACAGGACAGTTGTAAGTGATACATTGCTTGAGTTAGCTTCGGAAAACAAAGATATTCTAGTTTTAACAAGTGATTCTAGAGGGTCTGCATCAATGGTGCCGTTTGCGGATGCATTACCTGAACAACTAATAGAAGTCGGTATCGCCGAACAAAATTTAGTTGGTATTTCGGCGGGCTTGGCTGCCTATGGAAAAAAACCATTTGTTGCTTCTCCAGCTTGTTTTCTTAGCATGCGGAGCATTGAACAAATTAAAGTGGACATTGCCTATTCCAAAACGAATGTAAAATTAATTGGGATTAGTGGTGGTGTCAGCTATGGAGCCCTTGGCATGTCACATCATTCTGTTCAGGATTTAGCTGTAACTAGAGCGATTCCAGATTTACATGTAATGATGCCTGCTGATCGTCACGAAACAAAGAAAATGATTGAGGCATTAGTAGATTATGAAACGCCAGTTTATATGAGAATAGGCAGAAATCCAGTCGAAGATTCGTATTTAAATGCTGATTATGATTTCCAGATTGGAAAGGCAGTCATCATGCATGAAGGCGATGACTTAACGATTATTGCTACTGGGGAAACTGTACGTGTTGCCCTTGACACTGCCTATGCATTGAAAGCAGATGGTATTAGCTGTCGAGTAATTAATATGCACACAATAAAGCCATTAGATGAAGCTGCAATTATTCAAGCCGCTAAAGAAACAGGCCGTATTATTACGATTGAAGAGCATAGTATTTTTGGTGGCCTAGGTTCAGCTGTTTCAGAGGTTACATCACAATTCTGTCCAGTGCCAGTGAAAATTCTCGGAATTCCAGATGAACCAGCAATCGCAGGGAATACGAAGGAAGTTTTTCAACATTATGGATTAAGTGCTGAGAATGTAGCATGTATTGCCAAAGACATGCTTGGATGCTAG
- a CDS encoding transketolase — protein MLNIVELKRKATEIRMSVIDMVYEAGTGHTGSSLSNTDILTALFYGVMKVDPTNPTWEDRDRYIQSKGHAVESYWAVLADMGFFPKEELKTFSKFNSRLIGHPNNKVPGVEMNTGALGHGLSISVGMALAAKLDKKPYRVFTLMGDGELAEGSVWEAAMSAAHYQLDNLVGIIDRNRLQITGSTDDVMSNEPLDKKWQSFGWEVVEVDGNDVAELVRVFKEAPIATGKPTMILANTIKGKGISLAENVASWHHHVPTKEEYDLAMTELSKQLEVLA, from the coding sequence ATGTTAAATATTGTAGAACTGAAACGCAAAGCAACGGAAATAAGAATGTCTGTAATAGATATGGTGTACGAAGCAGGCACAGGACATACGGGTTCATCTCTATCTAATACAGATATTTTGACAGCGCTTTTTTATGGAGTAATGAAGGTTGACCCAACTAATCCGACATGGGAAGACCGTGACCGTTATATTCAAAGTAAAGGTCACGCTGTTGAATCATACTGGGCAGTTCTAGCTGATATGGGCTTCTTCCCAAAAGAAGAATTAAAGACATTTTCTAAATTTAATTCAAGATTAATAGGTCATCCAAATAATAAGGTTCCTGGTGTAGAAATGAATACGGGAGCGTTGGGCCATGGTTTATCCATCTCTGTTGGCATGGCATTAGCTGCTAAACTCGATAAAAAACCTTACCGGGTTTTCACTTTAATGGGAGATGGAGAATTAGCGGAAGGATCTGTGTGGGAAGCTGCAATGTCTGCTGCGCATTATCAGCTTGATAATCTAGTTGGAATTATTGATAGAAACAGATTGCAAATCACTGGAAGTACAGATGATGTGATGAGTAATGAACCTCTTGATAAGAAGTGGCAAAGCTTTGGCTGGGAAGTCGTTGAGGTGGATGGCAACGATGTAGCTGAGTTAGTAAGAGTATTTAAAGAAGCACCAATAGCAACTGGAAAGCCGACAATGATTCTAGCCAACACTATTAAGGGCAAGGGCATTTCACTGGCAGAAAATGTAGCAAGCTGGCATCACCATGTTCCGACTAAAGAGGAATATGACCTAGCAATGACGGAACTTTCTAAGCAATTGGAGGTATTAGCATGA
- the secG gene encoding preprotein translocase subunit SecG → MLHTILLTLLIIVALALIVVVLLQSGKSAGLSGAISGGAEQLFGKQKARGLDLILHNTTIVLAILFFALTIAVSYFDI, encoded by the coding sequence ATGCTACACACAATTTTGTTAACATTATTGATCATTGTTGCCCTTGCTCTTATTGTAGTTGTGCTTTTGCAATCAGGGAAAAGTGCAGGTCTTTCCGGGGCCATTTCTGGTGGGGCAGAACAGCTTTTCGGTAAACAAAAAGCGCGTGGTTTAGATTTAATACTTCATAATACAACAATCGTGTTGGCTATCCTGTTTTTTGCCTTGACGATTGCAGTCAGCTATTTCGATATTTAA
- a CDS encoding alpha/beta hydrolase, with translation MKLVEQKPLFFEGDNKRAVLLLHGFTGNTSDVRLLGRYLSTKGYSSYIPLYRGHGVPPEDLVQFGPKEWWEDVQAGYQFLKDKGYEEIAVGGLSLGGVFSLKLGYTVPVKGIVTMCAPMYIKSEDVMYEGVLEYARNYKAREGKSEELIEKEMAEFAPMNTLKELQALIASVRQSVDLIYSPVFVIQARHDHMINTDSANIIYNEVESDMKEIKWFENSGHVITHDKEKDQVFEDFYQFIDRLDWSR, from the coding sequence ATGAAATTAGTGGAACAAAAGCCGTTGTTTTTTGAAGGAGACAATAAACGTGCTGTCTTACTATTGCATGGGTTTACAGGCAATACTTCAGATGTCAGACTGCTCGGACGCTACTTGAGTACAAAAGGATACAGCAGCTATATTCCGTTGTATAGAGGCCATGGGGTGCCTCCAGAGGACCTTGTTCAATTTGGACCTAAAGAGTGGTGGGAGGATGTTCAGGCAGGTTATCAATTTTTGAAGGATAAAGGCTATGAGGAAATAGCTGTCGGCGGACTTTCCCTCGGCGGGGTATTTTCCCTGAAATTAGGTTACACTGTACCAGTAAAGGGTATCGTAACGATGTGTGCGCCAATGTATATTAAAAGCGAAGACGTAATGTATGAGGGTGTTTTAGAATATGCCCGTAATTATAAAGCACGTGAAGGAAAATCAGAAGAGCTTATTGAAAAGGAAATGGCAGAGTTCGCTCCAATGAACACATTGAAGGAGCTGCAAGCATTAATTGCAAGTGTCCGCCAATCAGTAGACTTAATCTATTCTCCTGTATTTGTAATACAAGCAAGACATGACCATATGATTAATACAGATAGTGCTAATATAATTTATAATGAAGTTGAAAGTGACATGAAAGAAATAAAATGGTTTGAAAACTCTGGCCATGTCATTACACATGATAAAGAAAAGGACCAGGTTTTCGAGGACTTTTACCAGTTTATCGATCGTTTAGACTGGAGCCGTTAA